The sequence ATTAAATCTAACACTGCTTTTTCTTTTCTTCTTATTGGTATAATCATATGGCTTTTGCAAGAAAAACGAGTAAATTCGCGTAATATTTTGATTTCACGAATATTATCTTTAATTATTTTGTTAATTGGATCTTTTACTCTTTTTGAGTATATATCTAGTATTAATTTAGGTATAGATCAGATATTATTTAGCGAACCTCATGATGCTTTCCAAACTGGAGCTTTAAACAGGATGTCGTTGGTGGCAGTTTCAAGCCTTTTATTAATTAGTATTTCCCTTTTAACGATTGATAAGGAAGAAAAGGGAAATTTTCATCTTTTTCAGTTATTAATTATTCTTGTGGGGCTTATATCATTTCTTGTTCTTTTAGGGTATCTTTATCAAACAACAATTTATCCTATTTTGAACACAACAGCACCATCCCTTTATGGATCTGTTATGCTATTCATTATTTTTCTGGCAATTATTGCTTCTCGTCCAAATAAAGGCTTTATGAAAATATTAACAAGCAAAGGGGTTGCTGGCGTTTTTGCACGAAGAATAATACCCAGTATCATTATTATTCCTTTGATTTTAGGATGGTTAAGACTTTTGGGAGAACATATGGGCTTATATGATGCTGAATTTGGAACTGCAATTACCATATTTTTTACTATTTTAATTTTAGCAATTTTAGTCTGGTTAAGTATTGTATCAATTGATAATATCGATGTGAAAAGATTTCAAGCTGAAGAAAATATTAAAAGACAAGCTGAATTGATAAACCTTACCCATGATGCTATTTTTGTCCGCAACATGGACGATGAAATTACATTCTGGAATAAAGGATCTGAAGAAACTTACGGTTGGAGTAGGGATGAAGCGCTGGGAAGAGTTACCCATGACTTGTTGCAGTCGGAATACCCTGAACCTTTAGATGAAATCCAGGAGGATGTTTTAAACTATGGGCAGTGGGATGGGGAATTAACCCACAAAAAACGAGATGGCACTTCTATTATGGTATTAAGTAGATGGTCATTGCAAAAAGATGAAAGTGGTAAACCTTTAGGGTTTTTAGAAATTAACACCGACATAACGAAACGTAAAGAAGCTCAAGAGAAACTTAAAGAACTTGTGGAAGAGTTAAAACGTTCTAATTATGAACTTCAGCAGTTTACTTATATTACTTCCCACGATTTGCAGGAACCACTTAGAAGTATTGCAAGCTTTGCACAACTATTAGGGCGGCGTTATAATGGTAAGATAGATAGCAGTGCTGATGAATATATTGATTTCATTGTTGATGGAGCAATGAGGATGAAGGAGATGATTCAGGGTTTACTGGAATATTCTCTTGTTGGAAAAGGTGAAAACTTTCAACTGACAGATGTTAATGAAACCATTGATATTGTTTTATCTAATCTTAAAAGGTTAATTGATGAAAATGAAGCTGAGATAACTCATGAAAGGCTTCCTACTGTAACGGCTGATTCTAGACAATTGGTCCAGATATTCCAGAATCTTATAGTAAATGCCGTTAAATTTAAAAAGCCAGAAACACGACCAAAAATTCGTATTTCAGCATATTTAGATACAAAAAAGAAGGAATATATATTTTCAGTCTCTGATAATGGAATTGGAATTGAAAAACAGTACAGCGACAAAATTTTTGATATTTTCAAACGGTTACATACAATTGATGAGTATAGGGGGACAGGTATCGGTCTTGCAATATGTAAACGGATCGTTGAACACCATGGAGGGAAAATTTGGGTTGAATCAAAATATGGTGCAGGTTCAACCTTTTATTTTACCATTCCAATCAACCCTGTAAATTCTTAAAAATGGGGGATGTTAACAGCATATCTTTTAAAA is a genomic window of Methanobacterium veterum containing:
- a CDS encoding sensor histidine kinase; translated protein: MNSNLQNQYMSKLRAFSEILSIFIILISILFLIGWAFNIEILKTPGSDFSTIKSNTAFSFLLIGIIIWLLQEKRVNSRNILISRILSLIILLIGSFTLFEYISSINLGIDQILFSEPHDAFQTGALNRMSLVAVSSLLLISISLLTIDKEEKGNFHLFQLLIILVGLISFLVLLGYLYQTTIYPILNTTAPSLYGSVMLFIIFLAIIASRPNKGFMKILTSKGVAGVFARRIIPSIIIIPLILGWLRLLGEHMGLYDAEFGTAITIFFTILILAILVWLSIVSIDNIDVKRFQAEENIKRQAELINLTHDAIFVRNMDDEITFWNKGSEETYGWSRDEALGRVTHDLLQSEYPEPLDEIQEDVLNYGQWDGELTHKKRDGTSIMVLSRWSLQKDESGKPLGFLEINTDITKRKEAQEKLKELVEELKRSNYELQQFTYITSHDLQEPLRSIASFAQLLGRRYNGKIDSSADEYIDFIVDGAMRMKEMIQGLLEYSLVGKGENFQLTDVNETIDIVLSNLKRLIDENEAEITHERLPTVTADSRQLVQIFQNLIVNAVKFKKPETRPKIRISAYLDTKKKEYIFSVSDNGIGIEKQYSDKIFDIFKRLHTIDEYRGTGIGLAICKRIVEHHGGKIWVESKYGAGSTFYFTIPINPVNS